A genomic region of Glycine max cultivar Williams 82 chromosome 15, Glycine_max_v4.0, whole genome shotgun sequence contains the following coding sequences:
- the LOC100776437 gene encoding pollen-specific leucine-rich repeat extensin-like protein 1: MAEKVTIMKLKVDLECEKCYKKVKKLLGKYPQIRDQKFDEKENIVFITVVCCSPEKIRDKLCYKGGGSIKSIEILELPKPKAEKPKADPPKAEKPKAEPEKKKDGGGEKPKAEPEKKKDGGGEKPKAEPEKKKDGGEKPKGDAPKKEAEKPKPGPEKPKDKPAPAPLPVQPHMAAPMAVPVGMLYAPPPCYEGRPVGPGYEYGGPMFCYDGYYARPVYDSYGGGRPCYVNRGDQYFSEENPQGCIIM, encoded by the exons ATGGCTGAAAAG GTGACCATCATGAAACTCAAGGTTGACCTTGAGTGTGAGAAATGCTACAAGAAGGTTAAGAAACTTCTCGGCAAGTACCCTC AAATTCGGGACCAGAAGTTCGATGAGAAGGAAAACATTGTGTTCATCACAGTGGTGTGTTGTAGCCCCGAGAAGATAAGAGACAAGCTTTGCTACAAAGGTGGAGGCTCTATCAAGAGCATTGAGATACTGGAACTGCCCAAGCCCAAGGCCGAGAAGCCTAAAGCAGACCCTCCCAAAGCTGAGAAGCCCAAGGCCGAGCCCGAGAAAAAGAAGGACGGTGGCGGCGAGAAGCCCAAGGCCGAGCCCGAGAAAAAGAAGGACGGTGGCGGCGAGAAACCCAAGGCCGAGCCcgagaaaaagaaggatggtGGGGAGAAGCCCAAAGGGGATGCTCCGAAAAAGGAAGCCGAGAAGCCCAAGCCCGGGCCCGAGAAGCCCAAGGACAAGCCCGCGCCAGCTCCCTTACCCGTGCAGCCACATATGGCTGCACCTATGGCGGTTCCAGTTGGGATGCTCTATGCTCCTCCTCCGTGCTACGAAGGCAGGCCCGTTGGGCCTGGGTACGAATACGGTGGGCCCATGTTCTGTTACGACGGGTACTATGCAAGGCCCGTATATGATAGTTACGGTGGAGGCAGACCCTGTTATGTGAACCGTGGTGATCAATATTTCAGCGAAGAGAATCCACAAGGCTGCATAATTATGTGA